From Deltaproteobacteria bacterium, a single genomic window includes:
- a CDS encoding energy transducer TonB, protein MINSDGQRRQGLDLGLALVISAWVHILGFALLQYAPPLPASMSSPPLVMEVEIDVASLKKPVLEELKKTADRVLTDKASKTSVKAVLDADSENEDTISLESKAPEYLSYMHQIKNRIKNHWIYPAGAQKNIAGGRLMAVFTLSSDGRLLRVVLDSSSGHAVLDEAALEALHRAAPYPGFPDHIKLKRLNIRAVFDYRFQYIGVK, encoded by the coding sequence ATGATTAACTCTGACGGGCAGCGGCGCCAGGGGCTGGACCTGGGCCTGGCCCTGGTCATTTCAGCCTGGGTTCACATCCTGGGCTTCGCCTTGCTTCAATATGCGCCGCCATTACCAGCCTCAATGAGCAGTCCGCCGCTAGTCATGGAAGTGGAAATTGACGTTGCTTCCCTGAAAAAACCCGTGCTTGAAGAGTTGAAAAAAACGGCTGACAGGGTTCTAACTGATAAGGCCTCGAAAACCTCTGTAAAGGCGGTCCTTGACGCCGATTCAGAGAATGAGGACACCATTTCCCTGGAAAGTAAGGCGCCTGAATATCTTTCCTACATGCACCAGATTAAGAACCGGATCAAAAATCATTGGATCTACCCGGCTGGAGCCCAGAAAAACATCGCAGGCGGCCGGCTCATGGCTGTCTTTACCTTGAGCAGCGACGGGAGGCTCCTGCGGGTCGTCCTGGATTCCTCCTCGGGCCATGCCGTCCTGGACGAAGCCGCTCTCGAAGCGCTGCACCGGGCCGCCCCTTACCCGGGCTTTCCGGACCATATTAAACTCAAACGTCTGAATATCCGGGCCGTTTTTGACTACCGGTTCCAGTACATCGGCGTGAAATAA